A genome region from Nocardia sp. NBC_01730 includes the following:
- a CDS encoding ABC transporter ATP-binding protein: protein MATDTGGLTVVRARELRRGFGDRVVLRDLDLDIARGEFVALLGRSGSGKSTLLRALAELDYDVPGSGEMSVPTERSVVFQDSRLLPWVRVLDNVTLGLGGPGAAERGRAALAEVCLAGREKAWPKELSGGEQQRVALARSLVREPELLLADEPFGALDALTRIRMHALLQDLCAKHRPAVLLVTHDVDEAVLLADRVLVLDDGRIAVDQRIDLERPRHHGDPAFLRHRSLLLASLGVAETPADDGEKKAS, encoded by the coding sequence ATGGCGACAGACACTGGCGGACTGACCGTTGTCCGCGCCCGCGAGCTGCGGCGTGGCTTCGGCGACCGGGTCGTGCTGCGCGACCTCGACCTCGACATCGCCCGCGGCGAGTTCGTCGCGCTGCTCGGGCGCAGCGGCTCCGGCAAGAGCACGCTGCTGCGTGCTCTTGCCGAACTGGACTACGACGTGCCGGGATCCGGTGAGATGAGCGTGCCCACCGAGCGCTCGGTGGTTTTCCAGGACTCCCGGTTGCTGCCGTGGGTGCGGGTGCTCGACAACGTGACGCTCGGGCTCGGCGGGCCGGGTGCAGCCGAGCGTGGCCGCGCCGCCCTGGCCGAGGTCTGCCTGGCGGGCAGGGAAAAGGCCTGGCCCAAGGAGCTTTCCGGCGGTGAGCAACAACGCGTCGCGCTGGCCCGTTCGCTGGTGCGCGAGCCGGAGCTGCTGCTGGCGGACGAACCCTTCGGCGCGTTGGACGCGTTGACCAGGATCAGGATGCACGCGCTGCTGCAGGACCTGTGCGCCAAGCATCGGCCCGCCGTCCTGCTGGTCACCCACGACGTGGATGAGGCGGTGCTGCTCGCCGACCGCGTCCTTGTGCTCGACGACGGGCGTATCGCGGTGGACCAGCGCATCGACCTGGAACGTCCACGCCACCATGGTGACCCAGCGTTCCTGCGGCACCGGTCCCTGCTGCTGGCCAGCCTCGGTGTCGCGGAGACACCGGCCGACGATGGAGAGAAGAAAGCCTCATGA